A stretch of Desulfitobacterium dichloroeliminans LMG P-21439 DNA encodes these proteins:
- a CDS encoding DUF6103 family protein: MKQDTIQIRYNTEKLCILRHYMDDTALQTELQTQLQTLYEKHVPAEIRAGIDSQEGGTDV; this comes from the coding sequence ATGAAGCAGGATACCATTCAAATCCGATATAACACTGAAAAGCTGTGCATCCTCCGGCATTATATGGATGACACAGCACTGCAGACCGAACTGCAAACTCAGCTGCAGACTCTTTATGAAAAGCATGTACCAGCTGAAATCAGGGCTGGTATTGACAGTCAGGAAGGAGGCACCGACGTATGA
- the mobP3 gene encoding MobP3 family relaxase, translating to MPRIILKCRYIKNAVVHLENLVEYVATREGVEMVSQYKRNMLITEKQEKLMADILAQLPDTADLFEYEDYLNQPTAANASEFITAALDQNLDRLSHQEVYVNYIATRPRAEKLGNHGLFSDEDTPLVLSRVAEEVGGHAGNVWTPIISLRREDAARLGYDNTSAWMALIRKQRNIFAEQMKIAPENLRWYAAFHNEGHHPHCHMIVYSVNPREGYVTKSAIDKMRSSLAKEIFQQDLIQIYSEQTAQRNELAEKSREALKEIIGRMDRGVCESETIEALLMHLAERLKHTSGKKQYGYLKAPLKAIVDQIVDELAKNEQVSEAYAKWQEIRNEVLRTYTDKLPDPLPLSRQKEFKHIKNMVISEAMNIGGHHFTFEGDESADILNEETVSTAQEFDSMMTENELTLVTDEAPEDGDDMPPPASEGSFRADSEDAGSGRPHIAWSDRYKEARAFLYGSDELEPYFEQALRLFLPEAEAGNALAMHDLGRMYADGLGVDMDAEAAFSWYEKALSTFLEIEANKENRYVEYRIGKMHAAGLGTKQDYEEAAGWFEMSASRNYKYAQYSLAGLYYRGQGVDQSFENAFELYRRSAGQRVPYADYELAKMHRDGIGTVKNGEEAELHFEEAFYGFKRLEEQSHDDKLQYRLGQMLYSGTGTEKNVEVAIVYFEKAARLGNVHAQYMLSKIYLDVDSGHENAERAVQWLTKAAENGNSLAQYALGKLYRDGSHVEQDMEKAITLFIQSADQENQYAAYALGKLYLNGENIPKDAATAVKWLSVSTELGNQYAQYTLAKLYFTGEDAPQDIPRAVELFTKSALQNNSFAQYQLGKLYLLGEHVTKNAESAVKWLILSAEQGNQYAQYALGKLYLIGRDVPRDREAAIRWLTLSAEQGNIYAQFFLDHLDSFRDPPLFLAATRLLHHLSRIFQEEQRRHSVEPGMQVESKLRRKLREKKIAQGHASDDHELKQTTY from the coding sequence ATGCCGCGTATTATTTTAAAGTGCCGGTATATTAAAAACGCCGTAGTGCATCTGGAGAACCTGGTGGAATACGTCGCGACGCGGGAAGGCGTGGAGATGGTATCACAGTATAAACGTAATATGCTAATTACAGAAAAACAGGAGAAGCTCATGGCGGACATCCTGGCACAGCTTCCTGACACTGCGGATTTATTTGAGTATGAGGATTACCTGAATCAGCCGACTGCAGCAAATGCTTCAGAATTCATTACAGCTGCGCTGGATCAGAATCTGGATCGGCTGTCTCATCAGGAGGTCTATGTCAATTACATCGCCACCCGACCCCGAGCCGAAAAGCTGGGCAATCACGGACTGTTCTCCGATGAGGATACTCCGCTGGTGCTGTCAAGAGTAGCGGAGGAAGTCGGAGGTCATGCAGGAAACGTATGGACGCCTATTATATCTCTGCGACGAGAGGATGCTGCCCGGTTGGGGTATGACAATACCTCTGCGTGGATGGCACTCATCCGCAAGCAGAGGAATATTTTTGCCGAGCAGATGAAAATAGCTCCGGAAAACCTGCGCTGGTATGCTGCATTTCATAACGAAGGCCATCATCCTCACTGCCACATGATAGTATACTCGGTGAACCCCCGTGAAGGGTATGTCACAAAGTCTGCCATTGATAAGATGCGGAGCAGTCTGGCAAAGGAAATCTTTCAGCAGGATTTGATACAGATATATTCTGAGCAAACCGCTCAAAGAAACGAGCTTGCCGAAAAGAGCCGGGAAGCCCTGAAAGAAATTATAGGAAGAATGGACAGGGGCGTGTGCGAGAGCGAAACTATTGAGGCATTGCTCATGCATCTGGCAGAACGGTTGAAGCACACCTCCGGAAAGAAGCAGTACGGTTACCTCAAAGCGCCCCTTAAAGCCATCGTGGATCAGATTGTAGATGAACTGGCGAAGAATGAGCAGGTGTCGGAAGCCTATGCAAAATGGCAGGAAATTCGGAACGAAGTCCTGCGAACATATACTGATAAGCTTCCTGACCCGCTGCCGCTTTCACGGCAGAAGGAATTTAAGCACATCAAGAATATGGTGATCTCCGAAGCCATGAATATCGGCGGTCACCATTTTACATTTGAAGGCGATGAGTCTGCGGATATATTAAATGAAGAAACTGTATCGACGGCCCAAGAATTCGATTCCATGATGACGGAGAATGAACTAACTCTGGTCACGGATGAAGCACCGGAGGATGGTGATGATATGCCGCCTCCTGCTTCGGAGGGTTCATTCCGTGCGGATTCCGAAGATGCTGGTTCCGGAAGACCTCACATCGCGTGGAGTGATCGATATAAGGAAGCCCGTGCTTTTCTCTATGGCAGTGATGAACTGGAGCCTTATTTTGAGCAGGCCCTCCGTTTGTTTTTGCCGGAAGCCGAAGCAGGCAACGCGCTCGCCATGCACGACCTCGGCAGAATGTACGCAGACGGGCTTGGCGTGGATATGGATGCCGAAGCCGCATTCAGTTGGTATGAAAAAGCACTCTCCACATTTCTGGAAATAGAAGCAAATAAGGAAAATCGGTATGTGGAATACCGCATCGGGAAAATGCATGCGGCAGGACTTGGCACGAAGCAGGATTATGAGGAAGCGGCTGGATGGTTTGAAATGTCGGCTTCGAGAAACTACAAATATGCCCAATATTCTCTTGCTGGTCTGTACTACCGGGGACAGGGCGTAGACCAGAGTTTTGAAAACGCCTTTGAATTATACCGCAGGTCTGCCGGACAACGTGTGCCGTATGCCGATTACGAGCTGGCCAAGATGCATCGGGATGGAATCGGCACGGTGAAGAACGGCGAAGAAGCAGAGCTGCACTTCGAGGAAGCCTTTTACGGCTTCAAGCGGCTGGAGGAACAGAGCCATGACGATAAGCTCCAGTACCGACTGGGGCAGATGCTCTACAGCGGAACCGGTACGGAAAAGAATGTGGAAGTGGCCATTGTATATTTTGAAAAGGCTGCCCGGCTTGGCAATGTCCACGCACAATACATGCTCAGCAAAATCTATCTGGATGTGGACAGTGGTCATGAAAATGCTGAAAGGGCCGTCCAGTGGCTGACCAAAGCCGCGGAGAACGGCAACAGTCTGGCGCAGTATGCTCTGGGCAAGCTCTATCGGGACGGCAGTCATGTGGAGCAAGATATGGAAAAAGCAATTACCCTGTTTATTCAGTCAGCGGATCAGGAGAACCAGTACGCAGCCTATGCATTAGGTAAACTGTATCTTAACGGTGAGAATATTCCAAAGGACGCGGCTACCGCCGTCAAATGGCTGTCGGTTTCCACAGAGCTTGGAAATCAGTACGCGCAGTACACACTGGCAAAGCTGTACTTTACCGGCGAAGATGCGCCTCAAGATATTCCAAGAGCTGTGGAGCTGTTCACTAAATCGGCATTGCAGAACAATTCATTCGCACAATATCAACTTGGAAAGCTCTATCTGCTTGGCGAGCATGTTACCAAGAATGCGGAGTCGGCCGTCAAGTGGCTGATTTTATCCGCAGAGCAAGGCAATCAATATGCTCAATATGCCCTTGGAAAGCTGTATCTCATAGGCAGAGATGTACCTCGTGACCGGGAGGCAGCCATTAGATGGCTGACCTTGTCTGCCGAACAGGGCAATATCTATGCGCAGTTTTTCCTCGACCATCTTGACTCTTTCCGTGATCCTCCCCTGTTCCTTGCGGCAACAAGACTTTTGCATCACTTAAGCCGGATCTTTCAGGAGGAACAGCGAAGGCATTCCGTCGAACCCGGCATGCAGGTGGAAAGCAAGCTGCGCCGCAAGCTCCGTGAGAAAAAGATCGCCCAGGGTCACGCTTCGGACGATCATGAGCTCAAGCAAACAACCTATTAA
- a CDS encoding DUF3991 domain-containing protein — protein sequence MAYIHFTDEQKQQANSVDLVDFLQRQGEQLVRSGREWRWKRHDSVTVRGNQWFRHSRKEGGHAIDFVQQFYDMSFPEAVSFLLGEDSGVEWNQTVKSAPAPRKEFALPDANPDMRRVFAYLIKQRFIDREVLSHFAHKKLIYEDKEYHNAVFVGLDEKGIPRHAHKRGTYTHGEPYKGNVEGSDPKYSFHWIGESSVLYVFEAPVDMLSFITLHQDGWKRHSYVTLDGVSEHALLCQLKLNPYLKSVVLCLDHDEAGIEAVGRLKDILYEKGYRDISVMQSQYKDWNEDLKAKNGVSPIPAREHRKLELLPKVIAELHDLCKALAAHKDIDSFLAECAEAAEPLLASGKTAALNAEATRECLQCMAAGSLTAMQRQLRQMEQPVTMEQLIQKLQDSYHPHEDRGWLRTKAEQLRQDVSNISRQLHTSGIRTLEDKEKLLSSYQLLALDCVKTMMFVELELPTMLSVQEQAVNFSMTM from the coding sequence ATGGCATATATTCATTTTACAGACGAGCAAAAGCAGCAGGCAAACTCTGTCGACCTGGTTGACTTCCTCCAGCGTCAGGGAGAACAGCTTGTGCGCTCCGGCCGCGAGTGGCGCTGGAAGCGTCATGACAGCGTGACCGTGCGCGGCAATCAGTGGTTTCGCCACAGCCGGAAGGAAGGTGGTCATGCTATTGATTTTGTTCAGCAGTTCTATGACATGAGCTTTCCCGAAGCTGTGAGCTTCCTGCTCGGAGAGGACTCAGGCGTGGAATGGAATCAGACAGTAAAGAGTGCACCTGCTCCCCGTAAGGAATTTGCTCTTCCGGATGCCAATCCGGATATGCGCCGAGTGTTTGCCTATCTAATCAAACAACGGTTCATTGACCGTGAGGTGCTGTCTCACTTTGCACATAAAAAGCTGATCTACGAGGACAAGGAATATCACAATGCTGTGTTTGTCGGATTGGATGAAAAAGGCATCCCCCGTCATGCCCACAAGCGAGGTACTTATACTCATGGAGAACCGTATAAGGGGAATGTGGAGGGCAGTGACCCGAAATACAGCTTTCATTGGATTGGAGAGAGCAGCGTCCTCTATGTATTTGAGGCGCCGGTGGATATGCTGTCCTTCATCACTTTGCATCAGGATGGCTGGAAGCGGCACAGTTATGTCACGCTGGACGGAGTATCGGAACACGCCTTGCTCTGTCAGTTGAAGCTTAATCCCTATCTGAAAAGCGTCGTGCTGTGCCTGGACCATGATGAGGCGGGCATTGAGGCTGTCGGTCGGCTGAAGGATATCCTGTATGAAAAGGGCTATAGGGATATTTCCGTAATGCAATCGCAGTACAAGGACTGGAATGAGGATCTGAAAGCCAAAAACGGTGTAAGTCCCATTCCGGCGAGAGAGCATCGGAAGCTGGAGCTTCTGCCAAAGGTTATCGCAGAGCTGCACGATTTGTGCAAAGCTCTTGCAGCGCATAAAGACATTGACTCCTTCCTCGCGGAGTGCGCCGAGGCAGCGGAACCGCTTCTTGCCTCCGGTAAAACAGCAGCTCTTAATGCGGAAGCTACTCGGGAATGTCTACAGTGTATGGCAGCTGGCTCACTGACAGCCATGCAAAGGCAGTTGCGCCAGATGGAACAGCCAGTGACAATGGAGCAGCTAATTCAAAAGCTGCAAGACAGCTACCATCCTCATGAGGATCGGGGCTGGCTTCGCACTAAGGCGGAGCAGCTGCGACAGGATGTTTCCAATATCAGCCGTCAGCTTCATACATCCGGCATCCGTACATTGGAGGATAAGGAAAAGCTCCTATCCTCCTATCAGCTCCTTGCGCTGGACTGCGTCAAAACCATGATGTTTGTTGAGCTGGAATTGCCGACTATGCTTTCTGTACAGGAGCAAGCAGTAAATTTTTCTATGACCATGTAA
- a CDS encoding VirD4-like conjugal transfer protein, CD1115 family, which translates to MQTSQIIILTAAGLTMFGVIGMLSLIAHYYTLNGIKSKIVGDGQHGTARWATKREIKKTYTEVPYEPEKWRKGESFPKAQGLIVGWRKALLFDNTAPHGYAMVDDDDIHCLMIGAAGVGKTANFLYPNLEYACACGMSFVTTDTKGDLYRNYAGIAKDFYGYDVAVIDLRNPTRSDGNNLLHLVNRYMDAYLKNPQNLAFKARAEKYAKITAKTIINSGGFDTAMAGQNAFFYDAAEGLLTSVILLIAEYCEPKQRHIVSVFKLIQDLLAPSGVKGRTLFQLLLAHLPDEHKTKWFAGAALNTAEQAMQSVLSTALSRLNAFLDSELEQILCFDTAIDAEKFCINKSAIFLVMPEEDNTKYFIISLIVQQLYREILSLADEHGGKLPNRVMMFLDEIGTIPKIESAEMMFSASRSRRVSIVAIIQSFAQLEKNYGREGSAIIIDNCQDTVFGGFAPNSESAQILSKAMGSKTVMSGSISRGKNDPSQSLQMIERPLMTPDELKSMPKGHFIVTKTGAYPMRTKLKLFTKWGITFGKPYEIAEKSARKVEYADRRRVEEEIIRRHSACVDVAEEAEAGAAASGGLLHTPFQEPEAPVRTKSPVRIE; encoded by the coding sequence TTGCAGACATCCCAAATCATTATCTTAACCGCTGCCGGGCTGACCATGTTCGGCGTTATCGGAATGTTATCACTCATAGCGCATTACTACACCTTAAACGGGATCAAGTCCAAAATCGTCGGCGACGGCCAGCATGGTACGGCGCGCTGGGCAACAAAGCGGGAGATTAAAAAGACTTATACGGAAGTTCCCTACGAGCCGGAGAAGTGGAGAAAGGGCGAAAGTTTTCCGAAAGCGCAGGGTCTGATAGTTGGCTGGAGGAAAGCGTTGCTATTTGACAATACTGCTCCGCATGGATATGCGATGGTAGACGATGACGATATCCACTGCCTGATGATCGGTGCGGCAGGCGTCGGTAAGACCGCTAACTTTCTCTATCCTAATCTGGAATATGCCTGCGCCTGTGGCATGAGCTTTGTGACCACCGACACCAAGGGCGACCTCTACCGCAACTATGCCGGAATTGCCAAAGACTTCTACGGCTATGATGTTGCTGTCATTGACCTAAGAAACCCTACCCGCTCGGACGGAAACAATCTTCTCCACCTGGTCAACAGGTATATGGACGCATACTTGAAAAATCCTCAGAATCTTGCGTTTAAGGCTAGAGCTGAGAAGTATGCGAAGATTACCGCAAAGACCATCATCAACTCTGGAGGTTTTGATACAGCAATGGCCGGGCAAAATGCCTTTTTCTATGACGCAGCGGAAGGACTGCTGACATCCGTTATTCTGCTTATAGCGGAATACTGTGAACCAAAACAGAGGCACATCGTGTCCGTTTTCAAGCTCATTCAGGATCTGCTTGCGCCCAGCGGCGTCAAGGGCAGGACTTTGTTTCAACTGCTCCTTGCCCATCTGCCGGATGAGCATAAAACAAAATGGTTTGCTGGGGCGGCACTCAACACTGCGGAGCAGGCCATGCAAAGCGTTCTCTCCACTGCGCTGTCCCGGCTCAATGCATTTCTGGACTCTGAACTAGAGCAAATCCTGTGCTTTGACACAGCCATTGATGCGGAGAAGTTCTGTATCAATAAAAGTGCAATATTCCTGGTAATGCCGGAGGAAGACAACACCAAGTATTTCATTATCAGTCTGATCGTACAGCAGCTCTACCGTGAAATCCTGTCATTGGCCGACGAGCATGGCGGAAAGCTTCCCAACCGTGTGATGATGTTCCTCGACGAGATCGGAACCATCCCCAAAATCGAGTCGGCGGAGATGATGTTCTCGGCTTCCCGTTCCCGCCGTGTGTCCATTGTAGCCATCATCCAGAGCTTTGCACAGCTGGAGAAAAACTATGGCCGCGAAGGCTCTGCTATCATCATAGACAACTGCCAGGATACCGTGTTCGGGGGGTTTGCTCCCAATAGCGAATCAGCGCAGATTTTATCAAAAGCCATGGGAAGCAAGACGGTCATGAGCGGCTCCATCAGCCGGGGTAAAAACGATCCGTCGCAGAGTCTGCAGATGATTGAGCGTCCGCTGATGACGCCGGACGAGCTGAAGTCTATGCCAAAGGGCCATTTTATTGTCACCAAGACGGGCGCTTACCCGATGCGTACCAAATTAAAGCTATTTACGAAATGGGGCATAACCTTCGGCAAGCCTTATGAGATTGCCGAGAAATCGGCTCGAAAGGTGGAGTATGCCGACAGGCGCAGAGTAGAGGAAGAAATCATCCGCCGTCACTCTGCCTGCGTTGATGTGGCGGAGGAAGCTGAAGCTGGTGCAGCCGCATCGGGCGGGTTACTGCATACACCGTTTCAGGAGCCTGAAGCGCCTGTCAGGACAAAATCGCCTGTTCGGATTGAATAG
- a CDS encoding helix-turn-helix domain-containing protein, whose translation MGYFSSLYSSELPHRARAVYMYLHDRADKDGKCYPAIGTIARELKLSRSTVKRAIADLEKSGRLRKEQRWRENGGKSSNLYYLVQPNSG comes from the coding sequence GTGGGTTACTTTTCTTCTCTTTATTCCTCGGAGCTTCCGCATCGTGCCAGGGCTGTCTATATGTACCTGCATGACCGAGCAGATAAGGACGGCAAATGTTACCCGGCGATTGGTACCATCGCCAGAGAGCTGAAGCTGTCCCGAAGTACCGTTAAACGTGCCATAGCTGACCTTGAAAAAAGCGGCCGTCTGCGCAAGGAGCAAAGATGGCGTGAGAACGGCGGCAAGAGCAGCAATCTGTATTATTTGGTGCAGCCGAATTCAGGCTGA
- a CDS encoding heavy metal translocating P-type ATPase, protein MQDNQTNLGEERVKYRIEGEFCANCSAKMERALSSTEGIGETSINYAMKTVFLSPSRMEQAQEIMDKIEPGVKLVPANDTKASNASDKVKYRIEGEFCANCSAKMERALSATEGIGETSINYATKTVFLPPSMMNQAQEIMERIEPGVKLVPIEGKKRKKSADNEEAEGNEAQKKIITISAAGVLFVIGLIFGSRWHGTSLEFLEYLVYLVAYVLVGHEVLEKAFRNILRGSVFDENFLMALATIGAIAIHELPEAVGVMLFYSVGEYFEDRAVNRSRRSIQAVLNIRPDYANLVHQLSVTKVDPEEVHIGQQILVRPGEKVPLDGEIVHGSSFVDTSALTGESVPRKVEVGDTVLAGMINSSGVITVRVTREFADSSVQKILDLVENASSRKAKTEKFITTFARYYTPAVVVVSLGIALIPPLFMGGDFKEWLYRAMTILVISCPCALVISVPLGYFGGIGGASRHGILVKGANYLEALTDVRTVIFDKTGTLTQGVFEVNKIEAVNGYTEDQLLEIAATAEAHSSHPIAKSIRKKLAKEISQDLIESYEEIGGKGIRTVISGKSVLAGKKDLLLNNSVIVPDQEIREAGTLVYISVDGEYAGYLMISDREKEGAKESVAELNKAGITTVMLTGDHETVAKTVSEKLGVKEYHADLLPEDKVTWLEKYLEKEKGNGKVVFVGDGINDAPVLTRADIGVAMGGLGSDAAIEAADVVLMEDQPSKLLDAMDIARFTKKIIWQNIGFALVIKLGFIVLGMFGVATMWEAVFADVGVALLAIFNATRVRRYSNPQKAVVGSSVPVKEVTAR, encoded by the coding sequence ATGCAAGATAATCAAACAAATCTGGGGGAGGAACGTGTAAAATACCGGATTGAGGGAGAATTCTGTGCCAATTGTTCAGCGAAGATGGAGAGAGCCTTGAGTTCAACAGAAGGAATCGGGGAGACCAGCATCAATTATGCAATGAAAACAGTTTTTTTATCTCCATCAAGGATGGAACAAGCGCAAGAAATCATGGATAAAATTGAACCGGGAGTTAAGCTAGTTCCAGCAAACGATACGAAAGCGTCCAATGCTTCGGACAAAGTAAAATACCGGATTGAAGGGGAATTCTGTGCGAATTGCTCAGCGAAAATGGAGCGTGCCCTCAGTGCGACCGAGGGAATCGGGGAAACTTCCATTAACTATGCTACGAAAACCGTTTTTTTACCGCCTTCGATGATGAATCAGGCGCAGGAAATCATGGAAAGAATTGAGCCTGGAGTAAAACTTGTACCCATTGAAGGTAAAAAAAGAAAGAAATCTGCTGACAACGAAGAGGCCGAAGGCAATGAAGCTCAGAAAAAAATCATAACCATTTCCGCAGCAGGAGTCCTCTTTGTTATTGGACTCATCTTCGGATCCCGTTGGCATGGCACATCTCTAGAGTTCCTAGAGTATCTCGTTTATTTAGTGGCCTATGTCTTAGTCGGGCATGAAGTTTTAGAGAAAGCGTTTCGGAATATTCTCCGTGGTTCGGTGTTTGATGAGAATTTTTTAATGGCGCTAGCCACGATTGGAGCGATCGCGATTCACGAGCTCCCGGAAGCAGTAGGGGTTATGCTTTTCTACTCCGTAGGTGAGTATTTCGAAGATCGCGCAGTGAATCGGTCCCGACGTTCAATTCAAGCGGTCCTTAATATTCGTCCGGACTATGCTAATCTCGTTCACCAATTGAGCGTAACTAAAGTGGACCCGGAAGAGGTTCACATCGGGCAGCAAATTTTGGTGCGACCGGGTGAAAAAGTTCCCTTGGATGGGGAAATCGTTCATGGAAGCTCCTTTGTGGATACTTCGGCTTTAACCGGCGAATCCGTTCCTCGTAAAGTTGAGGTAGGGGATACCGTTCTTGCCGGGATGATCAATAGTTCGGGAGTGATCACGGTTCGTGTTACCCGTGAATTTGCCGATTCTTCCGTGCAAAAAATCCTTGATCTTGTGGAGAATGCAAGTTCACGGAAGGCCAAGACGGAGAAATTTATCACGACGTTCGCGCGTTACTATACTCCGGCTGTCGTCGTTGTTTCCTTAGGAATTGCTTTGATTCCACCGCTCTTCATGGGAGGAGACTTTAAGGAATGGTTATACCGTGCGATGACGATTTTAGTTATTTCGTGCCCGTGTGCTTTAGTGATTTCTGTTCCTCTTGGGTATTTTGGAGGAATTGGTGGCGCGTCTCGCCACGGGATTTTGGTTAAGGGAGCGAATTATTTAGAAGCATTGACTGATGTTCGTACGGTCATTTTTGATAAGACAGGAACGTTGACTCAGGGTGTTTTTGAAGTGAATAAGATTGAGGCTGTTAATGGATATACAGAGGATCAACTCCTTGAAATTGCAGCAACCGCTGAAGCACATTCCAGTCATCCGATTGCGAAATCCATCCGTAAGAAGCTCGCTAAAGAAATCAGTCAAGACCTTATTGAAAGCTATGAAGAAATCGGTGGAAAGGGAATTCGGACAGTAATCAGTGGGAAAAGCGTATTGGCAGGAAAGAAAGATCTTTTGCTCAATAACTCAGTGATTGTTCCTGACCAGGAAATAAGAGAAGCGGGTACACTCGTGTATATCTCAGTCGATGGAGAATATGCTGGGTACTTGATGATTTCTGACCGCGAGAAAGAAGGAGCCAAAGAGTCTGTAGCGGAGCTTAATAAAGCGGGGATTACCACGGTTATGCTCACCGGTGATCATGAAACCGTTGCTAAGACGGTATCCGAGAAGTTAGGGGTTAAAGAGTATCATGCCGATCTGCTGCCGGAAGATAAAGTGACCTGGCTCGAGAAATATTTGGAGAAAGAAAAGGGGAACGGAAAGGTTGTCTTTGTCGGTGATGGAATCAATGATGCACCGGTCTTGACCCGCGCCGATATCGGAGTAGCTATGGGGGGCTTAGGATCTGATGCTGCAATTGAAGCAGCCGACGTTGTGCTCATGGAAGATCAGCCGAGTAAATTACTCGATGCGATGGATATTGCGCGGTTCACGAAAAAAATTATTTGGCAAAATATTGGGTTTGCCTTAGTGATCAAGCTCGGTTTCATTGTACTTGGAATGTTTGGTGTAGCCACCATGTGGGAAGCGGTCTTTGCGGATGTCGGAGTGGCCTTGCTTGCGATCTTCAATGCCACGCGAGTAAGACGGTATTCAAATCCTCAAAAAGCAGTGGTAGGAAGTAGCGTTCCAGTCAAAGAAGTAACCGCTCGCTAA
- a CDS encoding ArsR/SmtB family transcription factor: MPNDQNNETENLICDVVCVHPDVVSSYSNQVLSLDRATQLAELFKTLGDPTRIRIMDALAKSEFCVCDLAELLDLSQSATSHQLRVLRNSNLVKYRRDGKMVYYSLQDNHVQELYRQGLEHIDE, translated from the coding sequence ATGCCGAATGATCAAAATAATGAGACTGAAAACCTAATCTGTGATGTTGTGTGTGTTCATCCGGATGTGGTTAGTTCGTATTCAAACCAAGTTCTAAGTCTTGATCGAGCAACCCAACTGGCGGAATTATTTAAGACGCTTGGAGATCCTACACGGATTCGGATTATGGATGCACTTGCGAAGTCGGAATTCTGCGTTTGTGACTTAGCGGAGCTTTTGGACTTAAGTCAGTCTGCTACCTCACATCAGCTTCGAGTGCTTCGGAACAGTAATCTGGTCAAGTACCGGCGAGATGGGAAAATGGTGTATTATTCCTTACAGGATAATCATGTGCAAGAGCTATACCGTCAGGGTCTAGAGCACATCGACGAGTAA
- a CDS encoding cation diffusion facilitator family transporter: protein MGFGHNHEQEHHSHSQTSNKKLLSIALFITVTFMIAEIIGGIIANSLALISDAGHMFSDAFSLALSLIAMRLAARPASAKRTFGFYRFEILAAFVNGVTLAVISLIIFYEAYRRILEPPMVQSGMMIVIAVLGLLANLGSAGILMKGDTKGNLNLRSAFLHVLGDMLGSVGAIVAGILILLFDWYMADPIISIIVGALVLISGWRVTKESVHVLIEGTPGHINVNELNQQLHTVDGVQGIHDLHVWTITSGLESLSCHIVVAPTKNAQEILLACKHMIQERFGINHVTLQLETEELKRLEPSI, encoded by the coding sequence ATGGGTTTTGGGCATAATCACGAGCAGGAGCATCATTCGCATTCTCAAACTTCGAATAAGAAATTACTCTCTATTGCACTCTTCATTACGGTAACATTCATGATTGCAGAAATTATCGGCGGAATCATTGCCAATAGCCTTGCTCTAATTTCGGATGCGGGTCATATGTTTAGTGATGCCTTTTCACTCGCTCTTAGTTTAATAGCTATGAGGCTGGCAGCACGGCCGGCATCAGCCAAACGGACTTTCGGGTTTTATCGATTCGAGATTCTTGCAGCCTTTGTGAATGGAGTGACCTTGGCGGTTATTTCTCTCATCATATTTTATGAAGCCTATCGACGAATCCTAGAGCCCCCTATGGTTCAAAGTGGGATGATGATCGTCATCGCGGTGTTAGGACTTTTGGCAAATCTGGGATCTGCAGGCATTTTGATGAAGGGGGATACGAAAGGAAATCTCAATTTACGAAGTGCCTTTTTGCATGTGCTCGGGGATATGTTAGGTTCTGTCGGTGCTATTGTTGCCGGAATCTTAATTCTCTTGTTTGATTGGTATATGGCGGATCCGATTATCAGTATCATCGTTGGAGCTCTGGTATTGATAAGCGGGTGGAGAGTGACTAAGGAATCCGTTCACGTTTTAATTGAAGGGACTCCGGGACATATCAATGTGAATGAATTAAACCAGCAATTACATACAGTGGATGGGGTTCAAGGAATCCATGATTTGCATGTTTGGACGATTACTTCGGGTTTGGAATCTTTGAGCTGTCATATCGTCGTTGCTCCAACGAAGAATGCCCAAGAGATTCTCCTTGCTTGTAAACACATGATTCAGGAGCGTTTTGGAATCAATCATGTCACGTTGCAACTTGAGACCGAAGAATTAAAGAGACTTGAACCGAGTATCTAA
- a CDS encoding YckD family protein yields the protein MKRFFIILASVFILAMVTVPTYAAVTDQQKAEIDALNQQIVDLQKQIVDKYAEAGEISKAQADASKANIDQAEQYRQQYTQQNGAVAPVPGYGPGTGYGRGYCGGWGANAGGYYGGCW from the coding sequence ATGAAAAGGTTTTTCATCATTCTGGCATCAGTCTTTATTCTCGCAATGGTCACAGTACCTACATACGCTGCCGTGACCGATCAGCAGAAAGCCGAAATTGACGCTTTAAACCAACAAATTGTCGACTTACAGAAACAGATCGTTGACAAATATGCTGAGGCGGGTGAAATTAGCAAGGCTCAAGCTGATGCAAGCAAAGCCAATATCGACCAAGCTGAGCAATACAGGCAGCAATATACCCAGCAGAATGGGGCGGTTGCACCTGTTCCAGGTTATGGTCCGGGTACCGGCTATGGACGGGGTTACTGCGGAGGCTGGGGCGCGAATGCTGGCGGTTACTACGGTGGTTGCTGGTAA